The genomic window CCTTGTTATGTTATTGCTGCACCAAAAGTATATCCAAGGCTGCTGATAttgtagggaaaaaaaagattttgattgCTGCATATTCAATTTAGCCACATCcttaacatgcacacacacaaacaaacacactcatatgcacatatacacacacacacttctcatgCTGTGGTGTTGGCATCTCTCCTAGGATTTCCAGTATGACAGATGGACAAAGCCCACTTTCCCCCACTGTCACACACAGAAGCACTGGGGATTCAGAGGAAggtcatgtttgtgtgtgtactggaGTGAAGTTTTATCTGTCCTTCATCATAATAACTAATTTCCCATCTAATAAACATACCTAGAAAAGGTTAGGGAGTGCCCTCCGAGCAATGCGGACATGCTGAGTGAGCTGAGCAGCCAGTGGAGAATAGAGGAGCATCTGAGCCACAGACCACTGAAATAAGAGAAATGATTAAGACCATCTGCAGCAGGACTTCATCATGTGTGGCCAGCACTGAGGGACCTGGGGACATTATggcatacatactgtacaggaTTCACTTGAGCACCACTTGTAGAACAAGATTGCACAATATAAGTAGgtcaaactggaaaaaaacgAATGAAAAGGTGGCAAAAAAGTGTAATTAGTCATGACACACGTTATTTAGCAAAGTGGGATGCAACTCACACTCcctgaaacaaaataataaacaaattctAATTTATTTTAGTATCATAAACAGTGTAATGACAGTATGCAGCGGGGAAACAGCCCTCAGCTAGCATAGTCCCCTGCTAGTTCCACTCTGGGGATGCAAGAGGCCCGGCTCCGCTATTCCCATTTCAGGCTGCAGGTGTGAAGTAGGAGAGGCACAGACCCAGGGGGAAGAGCAGTGGGTAAGGTGGTCGGCCTGGGGATGGACGGGGAATGAGAAGAGCGTACTTTGGGTGTGCAGATTACCTACCTCAGGCCTCCCTGTTAAGAGCATGTGGTGCTCTGCTCCGAAATCACGCATATTCTCTGCCTCACTGTTCCCTGATCAGTGAGGATGAGTGTCGGGGGACGAGCCATCCTGTACTGTACTGTTCACCTCTTACATTACTGTGGTTCAGGGACAGATTATGACTATTTATTTGTGGCATATACTCACCTGGaattaaaacaagaaagatTATTTCATTCTTATAATCTGACCAAACAGACTTTTGACACTCTTCATTATAATCTTTTTAAGTTTAGTAAGTATATGTGCTACAATCTAATTACAACCAAGTCTATTATCTTAAAGTGTTGAACTGTCCTACAAGTCTTCAGTTGTAATTTACCAGATTAactaaaaatgacagaatcacCTTACAAAAAGCATAAATTATGCCTGTTCAGACATGAATTACTGTAGTTTCACATACAGCACGTCCATGTTAGTCACCTTTATTTGGGATAGATGTATGTATGCACATCTAAACTGAAGCAGGCAGGTGCTGGGCTGAAAGTGAGTAAAAGTcgaaaaacaaagacacagctTGCATACTGCAGGGCTACAATGTCCACATATAATTTATTGCACCAAGGTGACGTTTTGAGCAAACCTGCTCTTCATCACACTTGAGTCTGATGAAGAATCACTcttatttctaaaaaaagaacaatgttATAAGTGTCACCTTTGTTAAACAGCTCTGAAACACGAGAATCTTTTGCATTTCTTTACTGACTGTTTAGACGCCTCTCCTGAATGTTACAGCCGACGATCCACACGTTCATTTTTGCATTTCCTTTCTAAGGTGATTCAAAGCCTCAGATCaaatatgtgtgcatgtgggaTTTATATGATCCTTGCAGCTGATCATTTGATCAACAAGTACAAGTGTGATGATAAACTTTTCAGACATGCCATGAAAGCCTTTTACTGATAAAAGTAAAGTCAGCTTGTGGTGGCCCGCATACTTTACGTGGATGATTTTACCACCTTTTAAAAGTCTCCCCCCACTCAATGATGTGTTTTGCTAATTGTTACTTTACtcagatgtttgagcttcactgtacagaatgatgtgtgtgtttgacactagaaggttgttttcatAGCCTGAGTTTaagactagagctgcaatgataaattgactaattgattagtcgatcgacagaaaattaatcaccaactatcttgataattgattaactgcttaaagttattttttaaataaacaatgtccaaattttctttcagcttcttcaatgggaatattttcaggttcctttagtcttctatgatagtaaactgaatatctttgggttgtggacgtcatcttgggctttggggaacagtgattgtcatttttcaccattttctgacattttattgaccaaatgacaaatcagttgcagccctgtttATGTGAATAATGTGAAAACTTGAAACTTCCAGTGCACGTACACAGAGAACTGACATTTCAGTGTCCAGTAAgtaaatatcagaaatgttcaCCTAAactatttgcatattcatagattcttgaTTTTACAATTAGAAAGAAGAAGCATGGTTTTAAATAAGTTTAATGTAACTTTTttgttggaaaaataaaacattttttttatgtcagtatttttatattaaatgatTACATATCTGGAAGGAATCTTTACGTCATTTTCAACTTTCAGGAtactaaaatgaaataaatttagCTCCAATGATGATGGAGCTACTCAAAAATACTGACAAGCtaataaatcatttcatttagAGAGAGCTGCTCGATCATGCAATGTGGGTCATTTTGCTTTAAATGATTGATAATCCAGAGGGCACGGACCTATATTCTGCAACAAATGAGTCCCAAAGACACTCTCGATACTGTAACTGCACACCTCATCTGCTCAGAGCTGCCTCTTGGGAGAAATGAACTTGTTCAACAGCGTATCTCCGCAGTGCGGAGGGATGGATGGCTGGAAGAGGGGACGGAGCAAACACCTGCTCACATGCAACTTCAAGCTGTCACATACAGTTAAGCTCAGCCGACTGAGCGCGTCTCCCCACAGCTCAATGCATAGCCTACGTGCTGCGGATTTGGCGGCCACTCTTCCAAAGCAACAAAGAGCCGGGGCCTCTCCTGCCTGTCTGGAGAATTTCAGAGAGCCTATGCATATCTCCCggaccctacacacacacacacacacacacacacacacacacacacacacacacacacacacacacacacacacacacacacacacaggcgacGAGCCACGGGCCGGCCACGCGCAGCTCCAGCGCGTCAGCAGGAATTGGATGGGAGTGAGGGAGGTgaagggggagggaggagcTTTATGAGTGGAGGTTAAAGCCAGAGCCCCCGCAGAGTGACCCGCACTGAGACTGGAGACAACACGGTACTTCTTCACTGTCTGATGGACAGAGAGACCGGACTGTGATCCgtagagaaaagaaaactatCATCTGACAAACTTCCAGAGGAGGTCCTGGGACACACCAGCACAGGTACTTGTCTTCTATCTaattttataaatgattaaatataattttacgCAGCCTGGAAAAGTTGCAGGCCTAAATCAAATGCAGCAATTACTTATATTTCAGTTTGTGACAATTATGTGGTGACATTTTGGCACAGCTTTGGACTGCAACTGACAACTCCATAAAAAAGTCAACAGGCAGTAAATATAGGCCATCTAATGAAAAATATGCAGCCTATAAAAGGCTTAATGTGCCTCAACTGGCATTTAGCAAATAGCTGCCCAAGCACGCAATTTGTGGCGAGACGTTAATATTTCTGGGAATTTCAACTTCAATTCAATCAGtcctctgtctgtcactgaTCTGGGGATGTCGATCTTTCATTTAATCCCATGGTCGTCGCTTCATCCAGGGAGCAAATCCTGCGATGGCCCAGATTGAGGTTGCCTCCTGTCAGTGACTTGATCTCACTGGGATATTACCAGTTCAGAAGTTGACTGGGATTACGccgagtgagtgagagagaggggggggaggaggggggagaaaaGGAATGGAAATAGATTATtcatgtatataaatatatgtataaaaacagcaaaaataaatcGTCGTTATTTTCTTTCGTCCAATCAGCCGGCGCGACAGGAGGAGCTGTCCGGTGCTGAAAACGTCGTCCCGGTTTGATAGTAACAAAATAGTTCACAAAATACTTTGTTATGACTATTGATTATTGGTAATGAAAACGTCTAACAGGCTCCATCCTTTACAGAGCTTTAGACAGAGCAATTGGACTAGACACCAAAAGGAAGGTCTCTAAATCCTATTATTAGTtggatttttatatttaatttttcagctaactgttaaattatattttctctaATTCTGTATTGCCCACTGGTCTAAATGCTGTCTTCCTCACTGATAGTGTCCTTTATTAATTCATTGAAAGTAGtcaaatttaaacatatttagtCGTAAAATACTGGAGTCCATAGCCTTTAAAATACCCATTATATGTACGTTTTTAATTGTAtaatgtaaacagaaaaatgaaaaaggacatgacctcagtgtcctaACTGATATCAACAGTCCTGATCCTTCACCACtgtcaagtcagttttaattacagtatctgatatcacaaatcacaaatttgcctcaagagGGGTTTAAAGTCTCTACAGAGTACAAAACTCTATCCTTACGCCCTCGGTTTAGATTAAAAAACTCCCTGAGTTGCAATCGTAATTACTCATTATCATTATCGTCATGCTTTCATGTCAAGCCAGGAAAAATAAACCATCAACTGATTTATGCTCAGCTACCTGAATACCAGCCAAAGCTTCAACctgatgtaaaaatgttcataGGCTGCCTCATAATCTTAGTATCATTACACAAAGGCTGGATTAGAGCACCCACAGACATCTGTAAGCTTTGGTGAGTCAGGAGTCCGCCAGTTCAAGCAAAGACTGTCAGGTGTTTCCATtcttcagtggtggaaaaagtaagTAGAAGtatcaataaaacaaagtatcattacaagtaaaactttacttaaataaaagtacagaagtgttatcagcaaaatgtacctACAGTATTCATTGTGTACAATGTTTCCTTTCAGAGTGTTAGATTATTATTTTGGACTATTATCACTGTTGCCTTAACATGGATGcagcatttttaaatgcagcataTTTTGTTGCAGTGGGTTAAGTTGGTGTTAATGTTGGTAGTTtaattttatatctttgtaCATAAGGTCTTATAGTCTACAAAGTAACTagcagctgtcagataaatgtaatgtaGCAAAAAGTACTAATATTTTGCTCTGATATGCAGTGGAGTGAAAGTATGAAGcataaaaaggcataaaatgtaacataaaatggaaatactaaagtaCAAGCACCTCAAAGGTGTGCTTACAGTAAGTATGGTACTTAAACGCACTTAGTTACTCTCAACCACTGACATTCTTCCTCTGTGGTTGTAtatggaatatatatatatacatatatatacacacacacacacacacatatatatatatatatattacattcatGATGTCCCCTGCAATAACAAAGTGCATAGATTGCATAAACATAATATCAGTATAGATGATTTCCTCTATTGATCATCATGTCCATGTTTTTCTGAAATGAATACTTAAGACAACAGGATCATTTATAAATGTCAGTATTTTCACCACATCACATGTGTTTGATAAAGATTCTCTCTTGTTTCTAGAGGACTATGATGATTAAACCGTACGTGAGACAAGGGGATGGCGAGGAGGACGTCAGCCCTCTGCAGTGGATGGATGGCGACATGAGCTCACCTGATGGAGACGCGTCATCACACCACTACAGAGCGAGTGGCGTTAACCAGCAGGCCAGGGAGGTGGGGAGTGAGGATgctgaggaagatgaagaggacGAAGAGGAAGGACAAGAGGATGAAAACGGGTCCAAGCGGCGGGGGCCTAAGAGAAAGCGGATGACCAAGGCCCGACAGGAGCGCTTCCGTGCCAGGCGTGTAAAGGCCAACGCCAGGGAGCGCTCACGTATGCATGGTTTAAACGACGCGCTGGAGAACCTGCGCAGCATCATGCCCTGTCACTCCAAAACCCAGAAACTGTCCAAGATCGAGACACTACGGTTGGCCCGCAACTACATTTGTGCTCTGTCCGAGGCCCTGGAGGGGGGTCtttccacagagagcagagcttTCATGGAGACCATGTGTAAAGGCCTCTCGCAGCCCACCACCAACCTTGTCGCAGGCTGTCTGCAGCTGGGTCAGACTCCAGGTGTCGGGGTGAGGCCTGAGGACAGACACGGAGTTCGGGCCCCGTCTACTCCTCTCGGTGGCGTGGTGAGCTACTCCTCTCCTGGCC from Thunnus maccoyii chromosome 3, fThuMac1.1, whole genome shotgun sequence includes these protein-coding regions:
- the LOC121894099 gene encoding neurogenic differentiation factor 4-like, with product MMIKPYVRQGDGEEDVSPLQWMDGDMSSPDGDASSHHYRASGVNQQAREVGSEDAEEDEEDEEEGQEDENGSKRRGPKRKRMTKARQERFRARRVKANARERSRMHGLNDALENLRSIMPCHSKTQKLSKIETLRLARNYICALSEALEGGLSTESRAFMETMCKGLSQPTTNLVAGCLQLGQTPGVGVRPEDRHGVRAPSTPLGGVVSYSSPGLPSPPYGTFDSAHLLHLRAMKGGVYENHSPNEYNAGGVGTPPYEGPPTPPLSISNNLVPKQEPSPHYLPPHHYSPSPADQGLYQTQTGYDVHIEGPYDSYHPPHMPPRQITPIYRD